Proteins from one Ipomoea triloba cultivar NCNSP0323 chromosome 1, ASM357664v1 genomic window:
- the LOC116010213 gene encoding uncharacterized protein LOC116010213, with amino-acid sequence MPNMKNSYKCYANYTSICHSSMHLERCQGEECSAILHKNVPRKLKDPGSFTIPCNIGGTTFNRALADLGASINLMPFALYRQLKLGTLKPTRMSIQLADRSTKYPRGIVEDVLVRVDKFIFPVDFVILDMDPDVEIPLILGRPFLATARALIDVGEGKLVIRVGDEFASFDVTKIMKYPLDSDDTKYLKLRGMISTGNVP; translated from the exons ATGCCAAATATGAAAAATTCCTACAAATGCTACGCCAATTACACGTCGATATGCCATTCATCGATGCACTTGGAGAGATGCCAag GAGAGGAATGTTCTGCTATATTGCATAAGAATGtgcctagaaaattaaaagatcctGGAAGCTTTACTATACCTTGCAATATAGGAGGAACAACTTTTAATAGAGCCCTGGCAGATCTAGGTGCTAGCATCAACCTAATGCCCTTCGCATTATATCGACAGCTGAAGCTAGGAACCCTTAAGCCCACACGCATGAGCATTCAGTTAGCTGACCGATCTACTAAATACCCCAGGGGTATAGTGGAGGACGTTTTAGTCCGggttgataaatttatttttcccgtAGATTTTGTAATCCTAGATATGGACCCAGATGTAgagattcctctcatcttgggcAGACCTTTCTTGGCAACTGCTAGAGCTTTAATAGATGTGGGAGAGGGCAAACTTGTTATTCGTGTAGGAGACGAATTTGCTAGCTTCGATGTgactaaaataatgaaatatcctTTAGATAGTGATGATACGAAATACCTAAAGCTAAGAGGCATGATTTCAACTGGGAATGTCCCATAG